The following are from one region of the Magallana gigas chromosome 4, xbMagGiga1.1, whole genome shotgun sequence genome:
- the LOC105326499 gene encoding TPR and ankyrin repeat-containing protein 1 isoform X2, translating into MDQFIFPDAGLNMGPAAFARLQLGFIAGNANNALQQGNLSMALQHYSAALNTCNMHYPFLQEDVPFILNSRSIVHSRMGNYCPALLDAQQIIDHNPFWHEGYIQAGVALKGLRRFKDALENFLHSYFVIANQPQHAQRGDQFTPTVDLLVEIITTIIQLPRHREDCETLLAEHQELHAGSEQDQRILLQQLAFTKCWEGVSLLVTGNHCGPRSPLDFSIPNCPANDMWVGCLLMDLSVNDLSRYGMQLAVALLKNGADFDEIERTWRTPVIHVVITKTLETGYDELLTLTFNKYLDSQDKKDAVDKDNQSVFHIIVQFSSSDDERKNALICRCIQNSCSPFILDQNEKLAIDYCKPGDVCYQTLSKIITDTESIRMRVSYLKARGNAAKGEMKNDQALKFYKDGLKLSKRSDILKRETAVLYTNISTVYSDLNNLQKALENATCATEMDSTWSKGHWRRSKSLRRLDRFSEAFEASWIGFNIPELSDQEKKSILIEGIKSFKHLSEAEKKEKYDVLRRIPNDIWSHLLENLSKQGEWRLIKELVLGLDNNTETEEQGAAKDADFSTVTFSTLFTFLIKEKDPKATGAWLVPLIMHITSLSDKKDEEAVLRFKECETDTALHAAARLSVITENLQMLQRMTELQTCINLKDGVGNSPLHSIVKMPRPPETGAFVQVVETLLRIGGLSDIKDTAGKLAVEFIDPDTEPKIFKLLKSSTGSVSNTEPPTELKHDTTTKESPPNNGFSENNVVLKTDNPPLESTEAPRDIFKFNKREGDKVFKKKEFKEALKFYKNAKEHMAEAKKSDLIDMFCNLADCFQFLEQYHNILEERNQFASYIETSVEAQFKIGKAYFALEKYEQGYHQMYRTYNLWPKSPLKDDILCTLAKCYSKCIEKGIRIPVLRGVIRMRKGEWMRLVYKLIQDSDGYSAGNIYFGLKGWGEKFHDSFDLKAVCNINLIHQHSWVIGFIMDLLTNGSDFRKLCIEKGESYLHAGVRIAFATKCEDLLCYLLDKAAKSRELDIQDSQSNTILHLAVDNRVLGTRNQEFQMLVVDTLLQKGVNPLILNKKRKLASRCVSNSFQRLSEHIKTFEKAMTLKIKTQEEEKRLIEKDRIKQKEEEKRRHQEGKVRNKKIRDEKAYASNNEKECRSLCADTLESAKAKIRSQNYRLAFYDLTHIFNNKKHKLDLHQQIENEALYLVISALGQNENPDIPEKLTKIPIKTYKKIVSGLAEKEYWKQMHIAVVEYRRHHECSSLSDFADGLSVNQVIKCKQFQQSEDLLIEIIENMLSSGAVLSEEGKDAIENAVQNNHFKFLNRLFGFGANPKYLSVETGDTPIHAALYIALERDQGNTGILEKFIEMFKEDPERFPLLDPASLNDFGDSLFHVIAKIKFSKTSLEVTRILCEKGVKSNIKDSEGRLPVEYLLNENDRRLQYFRLASRAANLHTDDTGGGIDSENKHNKKKTRTADSSIPDAPLKKQKLKENISLMISELKDIGMYSEELMTKSRKRRDVKKKEACDLELKHAQKTNAQTSHSAPAIPIKDVGSFQETLSPIEPGMFEDNEWEIECTSLVWEKLISSALPLQRRKEIIASFQRFASGIFSTSICLEIEPGSLFETIEIYETGPILWEIAVSFSPRLTDSETDSINVYTETVRVWDIVETNTEKEASLARIKESYLRGGECIYEKYLTCSVNVDQKLFDNFDEKKRIPRRYFGCSRSDTEIEKQKMIFPGSYSATEFHILKFYSFTTQMAMTSLQSNSCTKDFPFKVTEVEHSVICLPSSDPILLLGRSGTGKTTCCLYRLWSRYDQNARDTAHRFDAGDEDDESGSMDNESNNELTQDDVEKKTFRQLFITKNLVLCNEVQKTFSEMRNSLDDNNLPAVSAAEETIPPRLQDLQNSHFPLFLTSRKLLLMLDGSLPDPFFRRDASGNIVDDIPGWSSDDDSLSFLPKLEDDSESESDEELYDEQSVDNDNPGVSNRKKCAKIEVTYDVFCNSVWPKIRKGFEQYHPSLVWMEIISFIKGSYEALVHENGYLDRREYILQGKKKAPNFSGERETIYDIFLKYRHFLKQRFWFDEADVVRNIFCRLQGSGNRINNLNINEIYVDETQDFTQAELYLLLHICQNPNDMFLTGDTAQGIMRGISFRFKDLRSLFYHASQTTKSIKVPERIHQLSHNYRSHIGVLNLASSILDILVEYFPESFDILQKDLGLFNGPSPILLEICDKSNLAVLLKGKGKSTSRIEFGAHQAVLVANDRARDNLPDELQHGIVLTIYEAKGLEFDDVLLYNFFQASQAGKEWRVVTQFLEKLCTADRNEMPVGPLADCESLTEIDYSVFEESNRPRPLAFDQNKHKVLNTELKQLYTAITRARVHVWIFDENEDNRAPMFEYFKARKLVQSVKEGETGFNLGFAEVSSPEEWIETGEKFMKKSLFNTAATCFREAGEFEMEKIAKCHQKALDASKMIEYPAQMQELFLSAAHDFLECEHPLEAGKCLENAKELSLAADLYRKTNMVEKAAEIYIKMRLPLKGSKCYEEAGQFKQALSLLIKHNLFEAAIDCLHRYQILVQEYKHKKEPIPSRLVANAPGPNHSEQKLSLQAAESFLKQGKIEKMMLALNRLPDVKHKVEFLTVNDRIQEAINVLQSEGTPRQLVDVYLNDGMTDKALSYAANLGDSDLRNKCHIFDIIIRLDGNNMDVTSKREISKKLEQVFYAMQDSKEKALAGKAILIAGKLIKEVQYIGQAYGAFDHCEPFPNIAGQLDCMDWMTMNADLRNPKNLSKCILGMDTLFKALNILMRPINESERTQQLDILEYYGFYRSTKEGIFRLYPRQKPIAASFIPKHILNGHVCDVKLLDACKSSFKFLAENGLKWKSKLENELKNTPDECLKSSLDALRKRVQIFVRRIELEMHIRVGSMEFERRGSIFDKELGLLKEISFSNCEHLLRDIFQDDGTISFSTLDWEPMLQFCNYLKNPGKRFFHQNLTYYLQFLIQHHCPSWKKDDVPNFLCFLFVYDVFGERLQITPAFVLKDKDENTQTEETKSTIQKDVTKSQFDLIFDDEKEEMLPVSSICARISECQELLKGLKPHAALIEFGIFCETLSKCDVMLLPCVSPLLYWMEFYLTLFLFSSTALLTTPNESNPNKIFLPLSYYRNTIAMGCAFTNRTDIIRNIIKSSKDSKQHKQTLLKSLQSMGQLLFGTSSKLNLFDFIFSSEENKLVRAQKNAFSERLLVLCLAVFCNLRKKVDKAAEIEKELAEKIWSLVS; encoded by the exons ATGGACCAATTTATATTTCCAGATGCTGGACTCAACATGGGACCTG CTGCATTTGCAAGATTGCAGCTGGGCTTTATTGCTGGGAATGCAAATAATGCGTTGCAGCAAGGAAACCTCAGCATGGCACTGCAACACTATTCCGCGGCTTTGAATACCTGCAATATGCATTACCCATTTCTACAGGAGGATGTGCCATTCATCCTTAACAGCCGTTCGATAGTGCACAGTAGAATGGGTAACTACTGTCCAGCTTTATTGGATGCCCAACAAATTATAGACCATAATCCATTCTGGCATGAG GGGTATATCCAAGCTGGAGTTGCGTTAAAAGGACTACGCCGGTTCAAAGATGCTCTTGAAAACTTCTTACACAGCTACTTTGTTATCGCAAATCAACCTCAACACGCTCAACGTGGTGATCAGTTTACACCGACAGTGGATCTTCTAGTTGAAATCATTACTACAATCATTCAGCTTCCTAGACACAGAg AGGATTGTGAAACACTGTTAGCTGAACATCAAGAATTACACGCAGGCTCTGAACAAGATCAACGAATTCTTCTGCAACAACTCGCGTTTACAAAATGTTGGGAAGGAGTAAGCTTGCTTGTGACCGGAAACCACTGTGGTCCAAGGAGCCCCTTAGACTTTTCAATACCAAACTGTCCAGCTAATGACATGTGGGTCGGCTGTCTTCTGATGGATCTGTCTGTTAATGACCTGAGCCGATACGGAATGCAGCTAGCTGTGGCGCTTCTTAAAAATGGAGCTGACTTCGATGAAATTGAAAGAACGTGGAGAACACCTGTCATTCATGTGGTTATCACGAAAACTTTGGAAACAG GATACGATGAGCTACTCACATTGACATTCAACAAATACCTAGACAGTCAAGATAAAAAAGATGCTGTTGACAAGGACAATCAGTCTGTTTTTCACATCATCGTACAATTCTCGTCGAGTGatgatgaaagaaaaaatgccCTAATATGTAGGTGCATTCAAAATAGCTGCTCTCCTTTTATCCTCGACCAAAATGAAAAGCTTGCGATTGATTACTGTAAACCAGGGGATGTCTGTTACCAGACTCTTTCAAAGATTATTACTGATACAG AAAGTATTCGAATGCGGGTATCATATTTGAAAGCAAGAGGAAATGCTGCTAAAGGAGAAATGAAAAATGACCAAGCTCTCAAATTCTATAAGGATGGTTTGAAGTTGTCAAAGAGAAgtgacattttaaaaagagaGACTGCAGTTCTCTATACAAATATATCGACAGTGTACAGCGATCTGAATAATCTTCAAAAGGCCCTAGAAAATGCAACTTGTGCAACTGAAATGGATTCTACTTGGTCAAAG GGTCACTGGCGAAGATCGAAATCGTTGAGAAGACTCGACCGGTTTTCAGAGGCTTTCGAAGCAAGTTGGATTGGTTTCAATATACCGGAGTTGTCTGATCAGgaaaaaaagtcaattttgatAGAAGGGATCAAATCGTTTAAACACCTTTCAG AAGCtgagaaaaaagagaaatacGATGTTCTGAGGAGAATACCAAACGATATATGGTCTCATTTGCTAGAGAACCTCAGCAAGCAGGGAGAATGGAGGTTAATAAAGGAACTCGTTCTTGGACTAGATAACAATACGG AAACCGAAGAACAGGGCGCTGCAAAGGATGCCGACTTTAGTACCGTCACTTTCTCTACGCTTTTTACGTTTCTTATAAAGGAAAAAGACCCTAAAGCTACAGGAGCCTGGTTGGTCCCTTTAATCATGCACATTACCTCGCTCTCGGATAAAAAAGACGAAGAAGCCGTGCTAAGGTTCAAGGAATGTGAAACTGATACAGCCCTCCATGCCGCAGCAAGATTATCAGTCATTACAG AAAATTTGCAGATGCTCCAGCGCATGACAGAACTTCAAACGTGCATTAATTTGAAAGATGGAGTAGGAAATTCACCTTTGCATTCCATCGTCAAGATGCCACGACCTCCAGAGACAGGGGCGTTTGTGCAGGTGGTAGAAACCTTGCTCCGTATTGGTGGTTTATCAGATATTAAAGACACTGCTGGAAAACTGGCTGTGGAATTTATTGACCCTGACACAGAgcctaaaatatttaaacttttaaaatcaagcACAG GATCTGTGTCAAATACAGAACCACCGACAGAACTAAAGCACGACACCACTACAAAAGAAAGTCCACCAAATAATGGTTTTTCTGAAAACAACGTTGTACTCAAAACTGACAACCCTCCATTAGAATCGACAGAGGCGCCaagagatatttttaaattcaacaaaCGTGAGGGTGATAAGGTCTTCAAAAAGAAAGAATTCAAAGAAGCACTCAAATTTTATAAGAATGCAAAGGAGCATATGGCGGAAGCCAAAAAAAGTGATCTCATTGATATGTTTTGCAACCTAGCAGACTGCTTTCAGTTTTTGGAGCAATACCACAACATTTTGGAAGAGAGAAATCAATTTGCGTCTTACATAGAAACATCCGTTGAG gCTCAATTCAAAATAGGAAAGGCTTACTTTGCCTTAGAAAAATACGAGCAAGGATATCATCAGATGTACAGGACATATAACCTTTGGCCGAAGTCACCTCTGAAGGATGATATTCTGTGTACCCTGGCCAAATGTTATTCAAAATGCATTGAGAAAG GTATACGAATTCCTGTTTTAAGGGGCGTTATCAGAATGAGGAAAGGAGAATGGATGAGACTTGTCTACAAACTTATTCAGGACAGCGATGGGTACTCAGCAGGGAATATCTACTTTGGTCTTAAAGGTTGGGGAGAAAAGTTTCATGATTCATTTGATTTGAAAGCAGTGTGTAATATTAACTTGATCCATCAACATAGCTGGGTCATTGGCTTTATCATGGATCTGctgacgaacggaagtgattttcGAAAACTTTGCATTGAGAAAGGAGAATCCTACCTCCATGCAGGTGTTAGAATTGCATTTGCAACAA AATGTGAGGACCTCCTTTGTTATCTCCTTGATAAAGCGGCGAAAAGTCGTGAGTTGGACATTCAAGATTCTCAGAGTAATACAATACTCCATCTTGCTGTGGATAATAGAGTGCTGGGTACTAGGAATCAGGAATTTCAAATGTTAGTTGTTGATACACTGCTTCAGAAGGGAGTTAATCCCCtcatattgaataaaaagaGAAAGCTGGCATCAAGATGCGTATCAAACTCTTTTCAACGTCTATCCGAACACATAAAAACCTTTG aAAAAGCAATGACATTAAAGATTAAGACACAGGAAGAAGAAAAACGACTAATAGAAAAAGAtcgaataaaacaaaaagaagaaGAGAAACGAAGACATCAGGAGGGAAAAGTGCGAAATAAAAAGATAAG AGACGAAAAGGCCTATGcttcaaataatgaaaaagaatgcCGTTCTCTGTGTGCGGATACATTGGAAAGCGCTAAAGCAAAAATAAGATCACAAAATTATCGTCTAGCGTTCTACGATTTAACACATATTTTCAacaacaagaaacataaattgGACTTACACCAACAGATCGAAAACGAGGCCCTCTATCTTGTTATCAGCGCTCTTGGACAAAATGAAAATCCAg ATATTCCTGAAAAACTCACGAAGATACCGATAAAAACATACAAGAAAATAGTATCTGGTCTTGCAGAAAAGGAATATTGGAAACAAATGCACATTGCTGTTGTTGAATATCGAAGACATCATGAATGTTCCTCTTTATCGGACTTTGCCGACGGACTTTCGGTTAATCAGGTTATCAAATGCAAACAGTTCCAACAAAGCGAAGACCTACTGATTGAAATCATTGAAAACATGCTGAGTAGTGGAGCTGTATTATCTGAGG AAGGAAAAGACGCAATTGAAAATGCTGTACAGAATAACCATTTTAAGTTCTTAAACCGACTGTTTGGTTTTGGTGCTAATCCAAAGTACCTTTCTGTGGAAACTGGTGATACACCTATACATGCAGCGTTATATATAGCATTAGAAAGGGACCAAG gGAATACTGGAATTCTTGAGAAGTTCATAGAGATGTTCAAGGAAGACCCTGAACGTTTCCCATTGTTAGACCCTGCCTCTCTTAATGATTTTGGCGATAGCTTGTTTCATGTCATTGCAAAGATAAAATTCAGCAAAACGTCATTGGAAGTTACAAGAATATTATGCGAAAAAGGCGTTAAATCAAACATTAAAGACAGCGAAGGAAGACTTCCCGTAGAATATTTACTGAATGAAAATGACAGACGTTTGCAG TACTTTCGGCTAGCTTCAAGAGCAGCTAACCTACATACAGATGATACAGGTGGAGGAATTGATAGTGAAAACAAGCACAATAAAAAGAAGACAAGAACTGCCGACAGCTCTATACCTGATGCACCTTTGAAAAAACAGAaacttaaagaaaatataagtcTCATGATCAGTGAATTAAAGGACATTGGAATGTACTCCGAAGAATTAATGACCAAGAGTCGGAAACGAAGAGACGTGAAGAAAAAAGAGGCATGCGACTTGGAATTAAAACATGCCCAAAAG ACAAATGCACAGACATCACATTCTGCACCAGCCATTCCAATAAAAGATGTTGGATCTTTCCAGGAAACATTAAGTCCG ATTGAACCAGGAATGTTTGAAGACAATGAATGGGAAATTGAATGTACATCTCTAGTATGGGAAAAGCTAATAAGTTCAGCCTTGCCACTGCAACGTCGAAAAGAAATCATTGCATCCTTTCAAAGGTTTGCTAGCGGAATATTTTCGACTAGTATTTGTTTAGAGATTGAACCAGGTAGTTTATTTGAAACAATAGAAATATATGAAACTGGACCAATACTATGGGAAATAGCAGTCAGTTTTTCTCCGAGATTAACTGACTCTGAAACCGATTCAATAAATGTGTACACAGAAACTGTGCGAGTTTGGGACATCGTAGAAACTAACACTGAAAAAGAGGCATCGCTAGCCAGAATTAAAGAGTCATACTTAAGAGGCGGAGAgtgtatttatgaaaaatatctcACATGCTCGGTGAATGTTGACCAGAAACTGtttgataattttgatgaaaaaaaaagaattccaaGGAGGTATTTTGGTTGCTCACGCTCGGACACAGAAATTGAAAAACAGAAGATGATTTTTCCTGGGAGCTACTCAGCGACAGAATTTCATATCTtgaagttttattcatttacaaCTCAAATGGCCATGACTTCATTACAATCAAATAGTTGCACTAAAGATTTTCCATTTAAAGTTACGGAAGTGGAACATTCGGTTATATGTCTGCCTTCTTCTGATCCCATCTTGCTTCTAGGAAGAAGTGGAACGGGTAAAACAACATGTTGTCTCTACAGATTATGGAGCAGATATGACCAAAACGCGAGAGATACCGCACATAGGTTTGATGCTGgag atGAAGATGACGAAAGTGGATCGATGGATAATGAATCGAATAATGAATTGACACAGGATGATGTTGAGAAAAAAACTTTTCGACAgctttttattacaaaaaatttagttttatgcAATGAGgttcaaaaaacattttctgagatGAGAAATTCGTTGGATGATAATAATTTGCCAGCAGTATCGGCAGCTGAGGAAACAATTCCTCCGAGACTGCAAGACCTTCAGAATAGTCATTTTCCTCTGTTCCTGACATCAAGAAAACTGCTGCTTATGCTTGATGGATCGCTTCCTGACCCGTTCTTCAGACGAGATGCATCTGGAAATATTGTG GACGATATACCGGGATGGTCATCCGATGATGATAGCCTATCATTTCTACCTAAGCTTGAGGATGACTCAGAAAGTGAGTCAGACGAAGAATTATACGATGAACAATCTGTCGACAATGATAACCCTGGTGTCagtaacagaaaaaaatgtgctAAAATTGAAGTTACATACGATGTATTTTGTAATTCGGTGTGGCCAAAAATACGGAAAGGATTTGAACAATACCACCCATCCTTAGTCTGGATGGAAATTATTTCTTTCATCAAAGGATCATATGAAGCATTGGTTCATGAAAACGGATATTTAGATAGGAGAGAATATATCTTACAAGGGAAGAAAAAAGCTCCAAACTTTTCTGGAGAGCGGGAAAcgatatatgatatttttttgaaatatcggCATTTTCTAAAACAGCGTTTCTGGTTTGACGAGGCAGATGTCGTCAGGAACATATTTTGCAG ACTACAGGGATCAGGTAATCGTATAAACAATTTGAACATCAACGAAATATATGTCGATGAAACTCAAGATTTCACTCAGGCCGAGTTATACCTGTTGTTACATATCTGTCAGAATCCTAATGATATGTTTTTAACTGGTGACACTGCACAAGGTATCATGAGAGGAATATCATTTCGTTTCAAGGATCTGCGTTCCCTGTTCTATCATGCGAGTCAAACAACGAAATCTATCAAAGTTCCAGAAAGG ATTCATCAACTTAGTCACAATTATAGATCTCATATTGGTGTTCTGAATTTAGCATCAAGTATTCTAGATATCCTAGTTGAATACTTTCCAGAATCATTCGACATTCTTCAAAAAGATCTTGGATTGTTTAATGGGCCATCTCCAATTCTTCTTGAAATATGTGATAAAAG CAACTTGGCGGTACTACTAAAAGGAAAGGGTAAATCAACATCGAGAATAGAATTTGGAGCACACCAGGCTGTTCTTGTCGCAAATGACAGAGCTCGAGATAATCTACCTGATGAACTACAACATGGCATAGTTCTTACCATCTACGAGGCTAAAGGATTGGAGTTTGACGATGTTTTGCTATATAACTTCTTTCAAGCTTCACAA GCTGGAAAGGAATGGAGGGTTGTGACACAATTCTTGGAGAAATTATGTACCGCAGATAGGAATGAAATGCCAGTTGGACCCTTAGCTGATTGTGAAAGTCTCACTGAAATTGATTACA GCGTTTTTGAAGAGAGTAACAGGCCTCGACCACTTGCATTTGACCAAAATAAACACAAAGTTTTGAACACGGAACTAAAACAACTATATACTGCGATTACCAGAGCAAGAGTTCATGTCTGGATATTTGATGAGAATGAAGATAACAGAGCACcgatgtttgaatattttaaagcgAGAAAACTTGTCCAAAGTGTCAAAGAAGGGGAAACAGGAT ttAATTTAGGATTTGCCGAGGTTTCCTCACCAGAAGAGTGGATAGAAACTGGagaaaaatttatgaaaaagtcATTGTTTAACACAGCTGCTACATGTTTCCGAGAAGCTGGTGaatttgaaatggaaaaaattgcaaaatgtcATCAAAAAGCCCTAGATGCCTCTAA AATGATTGAATATCCTGCTCAAATGCAAGAGTTGTTTCTGTCTGCGGCGCACGATTTTCTGGAATGTGAACACCCATTAGAAGCAGGAAAGTGCTTAGAAAACGCAAAGGAATTATCTCTTGCCGCTGATCTCTACAGAAAGACGAACATG GTAGAAAAAGCTGCAgagatttatataaaaatgcgTCTACCGCTCAAAGGTAGTAAATGCTATGAAGAAGCAGGGCAGTTTAAACAGGCATTATCTTTGTTAATCAAACATAACCTCTTCGAAGCAGCCATTGACTGTCTTCATAGATATCAAATATTAGTGCag gaatataaacacaaaaaagaGCCCATTCCGTCCCGCCTCGTTGCAAATGCCCCAGGACCAAACCATTCTGAACAAAAACTAAGTCTTCAAGCAGCAGAGTCCTTCCTTAAACAAGGCAAAATTGAGAAGATGATGTTGGCCCTCAATCGTTTACCAGATGTCAAACACAAAGTGGAGTTTTTGACGGTGAATGATCGTATACAAGAAGCAATTAACGTCCTACAGTCAGAGG GAACCCCTAGGCAGCTTGTTGACGTATACCTGAACGATGGAATGACAGACAAAGCCTTGAGTTATGCTGCAAATCTAGGAGATAGTGATTTAAGAAACAAATGCCACATTTTTGATATCATTATAAGGTTAGACGGCAACAATATGGATGTTACTTCAAAAAGAGAAATTAGCAAAAAACTAGAACAAGTATTTTATGCAATGCAAGATTCAAAAGAAAAAGCTTTAGCTGGAAAAGCAATATTAATTGCTGGAAAATTAATCAAGGAAGTACAATATATTGGACAAGCGTACGGAGCATTTGACCATTGCGAGCCTTTTCCAAATATTGCTGGCCAGCTGGACTGTATGGACTGGATGACTATGAATGCAGATCTTAGAAACCcgaaaaatttatcaaaatgtatCCTTGGAATGGACACGTTATTCAAAGCCTTAAACATTTTGATGCGACCTATTAATGAAAGCGAAAGGACACAACAATTAGATATTTTGGAATACTATGGTTTTTATAGATCCACCAAAGAAGGAATATTTCGGTTATACCCGCGGCAAAAACCAATCGCTGCATCATTTATTCCAAAGCATATTTTAAATGGACATGTCTGTGACGTTAAATTGCTCGATGCTTGCAAGTCGAGTTTCAAATTCCTTGCAGAAAATGGTCTAAAATGGAAGTCTAAATTggaaaatgaattgaaaaacaCGCCCGATGAATGTCTTAAATCCTCATTAGACGCTCTAAGAAAACGGGTGCAAATATTCGTTAGACGCATAGAGCTTGAAATGCACATTCGAGTTGGTTCTATGGAATTTGAAAGACGAGGATCAATTTTTGACAAAGAACTTGGATTGCTTAAAGAAATTTCATTTTCTAATTGTGAGCATCTTCTTCGAGACATTTTTCAAGATGATGGTACAATCAGTTTTTCAACATTGGACTGGGAACCAATGCTACAGTTTTGTAATTATCTTAAAAATCCAGGAAAACGATTTTTTCATCAGAATTTGACatattatttgcaatttttGATACAACACCATTGTCCAAGTTGGAAAAAGGACGACGTCCCAAACTTTCTGTGCTTTCTTTTTGTTTATGATGTATTTGGCGAACGCTTGCAAATTACACctgcatttgttttaaaagataaagaCGAAAATACCCAAACTGAAGAAACTAAATCAACTATCCAGAAGGATGTGACAAAATCCCAGTTTGACCTGATATTTGATGATGAGAAAGAGGAAATGTTACCGGTGTCTTCAATTTGTGCTAGAATATCTGAGTGTCAAGAACTGTTGAAAGGTCTTAAACCACATGCAGCTTTAATTGAATTTGGGATTTTCTGTGAAACACTGAGTAAGTGCGATGTAATGTTACTTCCATGTGTCTCGCCACTTTTATATTGGATGGAATTTTATCTAacgctttttcttttttcatcaaCGGCGCTGTTGACTACTCCAAATGAAAGCAatccaaacaaaatatttttaccatTGTCGTACTATAGAAACACTATTGCGATGGGCTGTGCATTTACTAATCGCACAGACATAATCCgaaatataataaaaagcaGTAAAGACTCAAAGCAGCATAAACAGACTCTTCTAAAATCTCTACAATCAATGGGACAATTACTTTTTGGAACCTCGTCTAAACTAAATCTCTTTGACTTTATATTTTCAAGCGAAGAAAACAAATTGGTTAGAGCTCAGAAAAATGCCTTTTCTGAAAGATTATTAGTTTTGTGCCTTGCAGTATTTTGTAATCTGAGAAAGAAAGTGGACAAAGCGGcagaaattgaaaaagaattagCAGAAAAAATTTGGTCTTTAGTTtcgtaa